One stretch of Meriones unguiculatus strain TT.TT164.6M chromosome 7, Bangor_MerUng_6.1, whole genome shotgun sequence DNA includes these proteins:
- the Dhrs11 gene encoding dehydrogenase/reductase SDR family member 11 yields MWPSAEVPRAESRPKAGPHGGGSRCCSDFCRIPAHAPTKSREQPSLCDSGRSPAIPVPGSPNEVGRRLGTMTRPGMERWRDRLALVTGASGGIGAAVARALVQQGLKVVGCARTVGNIEELAAECKSAGYPGTLIPYRCDLSNEEDILSMFSAVRSQYSGVDICINNAGMARPDTLLSGSTRGWKDMFNVNVLALSICTREAYQSMKERNVDDGHIININSMCGHRVPPQSVIHFYSATKYAVTALTEGLRQELLEAQSHIRATCISPGLVETQFAFKLHDKDPEQAAATYEHIKCLKPEDVAEAVLYVLSTPPHVQVGDIQMRPTEQVT; encoded by the exons ATGTGGCCCAGTGCGGAGGTCCCGAGGGCGGAGTCCCGGCCTAAGGCCGGCCCGCATGGGGGTGGGTCTAGGTGCTGCTCCGACTTTTGCAGGATTCCGGCACACGCCCCAACAAAGAGCAGGGAACAGCCGAGCCTCTGTGACTCAGGACGAAGCCCCGCGATTCCAGTGCCTGGCTCGCCGAACGAGGTAGGCAGACGGCTCGGGACCATGACCAGACCCGGCATGGAGCGGTGGCGCGACCGGCTGGCGCTGGTGACGGGAGCCTCGGGGGGCATCGGCGCGGCCGTGGCCCGGGCATTAGTCCAGCAGGGACTGAAGGTGGTAGGTTGTGCCCGCACCGTTGGCAACATCGAG GAGCTGGCTGCTGAATGTAAGAGTGCAGGCTACCCCGGGACTTTGATCCCCTACAGATGTGACCTGTCAAACGAGGAGGACATCCTCTCCATGTTCTCGGCTGTCCGATCTCAGTACAGTGGCGTGGACATCTGCATCAACAATGCCGGCATGGCTCGGCCTGACACCCTGCTCTCAGGCAGCACCAGAGGTTGGAAGGACATGTTCAAT GTGAACGTGCTGGCCCTCAGCATCTGCACTCGGGAAGCTTATCAGTCCATGAAGGAGCGGAACGTGGACGATGGGCACATCATTAACATCAACAG CATGTGTGGCCACCGAGTCCCACCCCAGTCTGTGATCCATTTCTATAGTGCGACTAAGTATGCCGTCACTGCATTGACAGAGGGACTAAGGCAAGAGCTCCTGGAGGCCCAGAGCCATATCCGGGCCACG TGCATCTCTCCAGGCTTGGTGGAGACACAGTTTGCCTTCAAACTCCATGACAAGGACCCCGAGCAAGCAGCTGCCACCTATGAGCATATAAAG TGTCTCAAACCAGAGGATGTGGCTGAGGCTGTCCTCTACGTCCTCAGCACCCCCCCACATGTTCAG GTTGGAGACATCCAGATGAGGCCCACAGAGCAGGTGACCTAG